The Desulfosporosinus acidiphilus SJ4 genome has a window encoding:
- the cbiB gene encoding adenosylcobinamide-phosphate synthase CbiB gives MTEIHYLTLVVLLGFILDQMIGDPPNWPHPVVMIGKTIALLEGLLNHGPGRSRRIKGVLLTFLIVGGTYFLTWAIIYGVKTIHPILGFIISAYFVFTTLAGKSLLDAGQSVLKPLERGDLEEARVKLSWFVSRDTSNLSEKDIVRGTLETLAENFVDGILSPLFYAALGGAPLAMAFKAISTLDSMVGYRNEQYEDFGWFSARTDDWANYIPARLSVFFLLMAGWLQRLPVRRAYKIWQRDASGHPSPNGGNPESVVAGLLGVQLGGINIYHGRSHHRAEMGDVMHVSNFRDIVLCQKLVRSATWLSLLPALGLAYWVS, from the coding sequence ATGACAGAAATTCATTATTTGACCCTTGTGGTTTTACTGGGTTTTATTCTCGATCAAATGATCGGTGACCCGCCGAATTGGCCTCATCCCGTCGTGATGATCGGTAAAACCATAGCCCTTTTAGAGGGACTGCTTAATCATGGCCCAGGAAGATCGAGGCGCATAAAAGGAGTTTTGCTTACATTTTTAATTGTCGGCGGCACTTATTTTTTGACCTGGGCTATTATATATGGAGTAAAGACGATCCATCCGATATTGGGTTTCATCATCAGCGCTTATTTTGTTTTTACAACCCTGGCCGGCAAATCCCTCCTGGATGCGGGACAAAGTGTTCTGAAACCCCTTGAACGAGGCGATTTGGAAGAGGCACGAGTCAAACTTTCTTGGTTTGTCAGTCGTGATACTTCTAATCTTAGCGAAAAGGATATTGTCCGTGGCACGCTGGAAACTCTGGCTGAAAACTTCGTGGATGGAATTCTGTCGCCGCTTTTTTACGCAGCCTTGGGAGGGGCTCCCCTGGCAATGGCTTTTAAAGCTATTAGTACCTTGGATTCCATGGTAGGCTATCGCAATGAACAGTATGAAGACTTTGGCTGGTTTTCAGCACGAACGGACGATTGGGCAAATTACATCCCGGCACGTTTATCGGTATTCTTTTTGCTCATGGCAGGATGGTTACAGAGACTTCCGGTCAGACGGGCCTATAAAATTTGGCAGCGAGATGCTTCAGGTCATCCCAGCCCTAATGGCGGAAATCCTGAAAGTGTTGTGGCCGGATTATTGGGAGTTCAGCTTGGCGGAATCAATATTTACCATGGCCGTTCTCATCATCGAGCAGAAATGGGAGATGTTATGCATGTCTCGAACTTCAGAGACATAGTTCTTTGCCAAAAGCTTGTCAGATCAGCCACATGGCTGTCACTGCTCCCGGCTTTAGGTTTAGCTTATTGGGTAAGTTAA
- a CDS encoding cobyrinate a,c-diamide synthase: MKIPRIVLAGTHSGVGKTTLATGLMAALNKRQRPIQGYKVGPDYIDPSYHAAATGRPSRNLDRWLLGERLLPAFLQSSQERWAVIEGVMGMFDGMSGTAGFGSTADVAKLLKAPILLIVDASSMSRSVAALVHGFKTYDPEVNLQGVILNRVKSSAQEKILRDALIELQIPVLGVLPKETSLHLPERHLGLIPVGEGGLLEGYIESLAEFIGTYLDLEQIEKIMLKAPDFPETSRADIYDYLSLDLNSSDNNEILNNSHSNTRENFDNLDKVTVAGGRESGIAKSKGSLASDFDVSNHRFRLGLAWDEAFLFYYQDALDMAAGLNCSVVPFSPLHDQSLPKDLDGIFLGGGFPELHLKELSANVSFLESLRNFAASGKPIYAECGGYMYLGKSITSFDGTELPMAGLIPMKAEMTKRLQGIGYRKGVFREDNFLGPRGTMVQGHEFHYSRVTYESEVPAVYELYKGDQADRLEGYARDNLVASYLHLNFAGQPELMQHWFSSHERRRSS, from the coding sequence GTGAAGATTCCTCGCATAGTCCTGGCGGGTACCCACAGCGGCGTGGGCAAAACTACTCTGGCAACGGGATTGATGGCAGCGTTAAATAAACGCCAGCGTCCGATTCAAGGGTATAAGGTCGGTCCTGACTATATTGATCCCAGTTATCATGCGGCTGCTACCGGCAGGCCTTCCCGTAATCTTGACCGTTGGCTGCTGGGAGAGCGCCTTCTTCCGGCCTTTCTGCAAAGTTCTCAGGAACGTTGGGCAGTGATCGAAGGTGTTATGGGAATGTTCGACGGTATGAGCGGGACCGCAGGTTTTGGGAGTACGGCAGATGTAGCGAAGCTTCTCAAAGCCCCAATATTACTTATTGTTGATGCTTCTTCCATGTCCCGCAGTGTAGCAGCCTTGGTACATGGATTCAAAACTTATGATCCTGAAGTGAACCTGCAAGGCGTTATCCTTAATCGGGTCAAGTCCTCGGCTCAGGAAAAAATACTGCGAGACGCTCTTATAGAACTGCAAATCCCTGTACTTGGGGTCCTTCCGAAGGAAACATCTCTTCACCTGCCGGAACGGCATTTGGGGTTAATTCCTGTTGGCGAAGGCGGCTTGCTGGAAGGATATATTGAGTCTCTGGCTGAATTTATTGGAACTTATCTAGATCTTGAGCAGATTGAGAAAATCATGCTTAAGGCACCTGATTTTCCGGAAACATCTCGAGCAGACATTTATGATTATTTATCTTTGGATTTAAACTCATCTGACAACAACGAAATTTTGAACAATAGTCACTCAAATACCAGAGAGAACTTTGACAATCTAGATAAAGTTACAGTTGCTGGCGGCAGGGAATCCGGCATTGCCAAAAGTAAGGGAAGCTTAGCCTCAGACTTTGATGTTTCCAACCATAGATTTCGCTTAGGTTTAGCTTGGGATGAGGCTTTCTTATTTTATTACCAGGATGCTCTGGATATGGCCGCAGGCTTGAACTGTTCCGTCGTACCCTTCAGCCCTTTGCACGATCAATCGCTGCCGAAAGATCTCGATGGGATTTTTCTTGGCGGTGGTTTCCCGGAACTGCATCTAAAAGAATTGAGTGCTAATGTTTCCTTTCTTGAGTCTCTTCGCAACTTTGCGGCAAGCGGAAAACCCATTTATGCGGAATGCGGCGGCTATATGTACTTAGGAAAATCAATTACAAGTTTTGATGGTACAGAACTCCCCATGGCCGGTCTCATCCCCATGAAAGCAGAAATGACAAAACGTTTGCAAGGTATTGGTTATCGCAAAGGTGTTTTCAGGGAAGATAATTTTCTCGGACCCAGAGGAACTATGGTTCAAGGCCATGAGTTCCATTACTCACGAGTTACTTATGAGTCCGAGGTTCCGGCAGTTTATGAACTGTATAAAGGAGACCAGGCGGATCGCCTGGAAGGGTATGCCCGGGATAATCTTGTGGCTTCTTATCTCCATCTTAATTTTGCCGGACAACCGGAGTTAATGCAGCACTGGTTTTCCTCTCATGAGAGGAGACGATCATCATGA
- a CDS encoding GNAT family N-acetyltransferase — protein MAFFIVPPPKEIHLYLFDIETGKGVCSSNVSYYLPNCNERSIVIAQADEGIAQLRYFLLEPETRGAGLGRKLVDMALAFCREKGYKQVFLETICFLEAARHIYASKGFKITKTHKNPSWGDDVIEEHWDLLL, from the coding sequence TTGGCTTTTTTCATAGTTCCTCCCCCAAAAGAAATACACCTTTACCTGTTTGATATAGAAACAGGTAAAGGTGTTTGTTCATCTAATGTAAGTTATTATCTGCCAAATTGCAATGAACGAAGCATTGTGATAGCTCAGGCAGATGAAGGAATCGCTCAATTAAGATATTTCCTGCTTGAGCCTGAAACTCGCGGTGCGGGTTTGGGGCGCAAACTTGTTGATATGGCTCTGGCCTTTTGCCGAGAAAAAGGCTATAAACAAGTTTTTCTTGAAACGATTTGTTTTCTTGAAGCGGCTAGGCATATTTATGCAAGCAAAGGATTCAAAATAACCAAAACCCATAAAAATCCGTCTTGGGGAGACGATGTAATTGAAGAACATTGGGATTTACTTTTATGA
- a CDS encoding flavodoxin family protein — protein sequence MMKVMAFVGSPRKGGNTSKIVNSICTGLKENGHAVEVYYLSELDNVGCKACDSCQANKVEYCAINDKMTTLLPKIADADCIIVGTPVYMLQLSGITKNFLDRLFTFYRRSNHTARYLPGKKYMTVTCNGAPAEAFGNVTEYLNQLFNGSFKMKNVGNIITGNLTNKDDILKQQGVLEQAEELGRKLS from the coding sequence ATGATGAAAGTAATGGCTTTCGTTGGAAGTCCTAGGAAAGGTGGAAACACCTCGAAAATTGTTAATTCTATTTGCACGGGCCTTAAAGAGAATGGGCATGCGGTTGAAGTTTATTATTTATCGGAGCTTGATAATGTGGGATGCAAAGCCTGTGACTCATGTCAGGCAAATAAAGTCGAATATTGTGCAATAAATGACAAGATGACCACCCTTTTACCAAAAATAGCGGATGCAGACTGCATTATTGTGGGGACGCCGGTCTATATGCTGCAATTGAGCGGGATCACGAAGAATTTTCTCGACAGATTATTTACTTTCTATAGACGGTCCAATCATACTGCAAGATACTTGCCAGGGAAAAAATATATGACGGTTACTTGTAATGGTGCACCAGCAGAAGCATTCGGAAATGTTACGGAGTACCTCAATCAGCTCTTTAACGGTTCATTTAAAATGAAGAATGTCGGAAATATAATAACGGGTAATTTAACGAATAAAGATGATATCTTAAAACAACAAGGAGTTTTAGAGCAAGCCGAAGAACTGGGGCGAAAACTAAGTTAA
- a CDS encoding L-lactate permease: MPWTQNYSALAGNVGLTSLAVAVPILYLFWALAVKKMTGHIAGVTTLILTILDVVIVYKMPVSMAISASILGVFNGLFPIAWIVFSAVFLYNLVVEAGQFDIIKSSIASLSNDRRLQTLLIAFSFGAFLEGAAGFGAPVAIAGAILIGLGFEPLYAAGLCLIADTAPVAFGGIGSPIIAAASVTGISANVISQAVGRQLPFLSVLVPMYLIIVLAGWKKTVEVLPAVLIAGGSFAITQFLSSNYLGAYLPDIISSLVSLVCTAAFLKVWKPKTIWRFPHEKDTETGTTVKYTGAQILKAWTPFIILTIFVGIWGVPAFKDFVAKDLRWFINIKHWPGLDGLIYKAAPIVPKPTLYPANYEWDFFSAAGTAILLAAIISSFVLGLKPSKTIRVFGATFKQLLYPIIMMGSVLGIAYLANYSGMSFTLGLLFASTGKIFPFLSPILGWLGVFLTGSDTSSNALFGKLQMTTASQLGLNPVLAVSANSSGGVMGKMISPQSLAVAAAGTNQVGNESSLFRFTFKHSLGFVVIVGIIIVLQAYVFPGMLPHVSLALQ; encoded by the coding sequence ATGCCTTGGACACAGAATTATTCAGCATTGGCTGGTAATGTTGGATTAACTTCACTCGCTGTAGCAGTACCTATCCTCTATTTGTTTTGGGCTTTAGCTGTTAAAAAAATGACGGGGCACATTGCTGGGGTAACCACTCTTATATTAACTATTCTAGATGTTGTTATCGTTTACAAAATGCCTGTTTCAATGGCGATATCTGCCAGCATCTTGGGTGTTTTTAATGGACTCTTCCCGATTGCCTGGATTGTATTTTCGGCTGTCTTTCTCTATAATTTGGTCGTTGAAGCAGGGCAATTCGATATCATTAAATCATCAATCGCATCGCTCTCCAACGACCGACGACTTCAAACCTTGTTAATTGCTTTTTCCTTTGGTGCGTTTCTTGAAGGTGCAGCTGGTTTTGGCGCACCGGTTGCTATTGCTGGGGCTATTCTTATCGGCTTAGGGTTTGAACCTCTATATGCTGCAGGACTCTGCTTAATCGCGGACACTGCTCCTGTAGCATTTGGCGGCATTGGCAGCCCAATTATCGCTGCAGCTTCAGTTACAGGAATCAGCGCCAATGTTATTTCCCAAGCAGTCGGACGTCAACTGCCATTCCTTTCTGTTTTGGTTCCTATGTATCTTATCATTGTGCTGGCTGGATGGAAGAAAACCGTTGAAGTGCTTCCAGCAGTCCTTATAGCTGGTGGTTCGTTTGCTATAACACAATTTTTATCCTCAAATTATTTAGGAGCTTATCTCCCTGACATCATCTCTTCTCTTGTATCTCTTGTCTGCACAGCAGCTTTTCTTAAAGTTTGGAAACCAAAAACTATTTGGCGTTTCCCGCATGAAAAAGACACTGAAACAGGAACCACTGTCAAATATACGGGAGCTCAAATTTTGAAGGCTTGGACTCCATTTATTATCTTAACCATCTTTGTTGGAATTTGGGGTGTACCTGCTTTTAAAGATTTCGTTGCAAAAGATCTGAGATGGTTTATCAATATTAAACATTGGCCGGGTCTTGATGGCTTAATTTATAAAGCAGCACCTATTGTTCCCAAACCTACTCTTTATCCTGCGAACTATGAATGGGATTTCTTCTCTGCCGCAGGAACAGCCATTCTTTTGGCGGCTATCATTTCGTCCTTTGTCCTCGGACTGAAGCCATCCAAGACGATCAGAGTTTTTGGAGCGACATTCAAGCAACTTCTCTATCCGATTATTATGATGGGTTCTGTATTAGGAATCGCTTATCTGGCGAACTACTCTGGAATGTCATTTACACTTGGTTTACTGTTCGCTTCCACCGGAAAAATCTTCCCGTTCCTGTCTCCTATCTTGGGATGGTTGGGTGTATTCTTAACTGGTTCGGACACATCTTCCAACGCCTTGTTTGGCAAACTGCAAATGACAACTGCTTCGCAGTTAGGCTTAAACCCAGTCTTGGCTGTTTCGGCAAACAGTTCCGGAGGTGTTATGGGTAAAATGATTTCTCCACAATCTTTGGCTGTTGCAGCAGCGGGTACCAATCAAGTCGGTAATGAATCAAGTTTGTTCCGTTTTACCTTTAAACATTCTCTCGGTTTTGTAGTTATTGTCGGCATAATCATTGTACTTCAGGCTTACGTTTTCCCAGGTATGTTACCCCACGTGTCGCTTGCACTTCAGTAA
- a CDS encoding cob(I)yrinic acid a,c-diamide adenosyltransferase yields MITVYTGQGKGKTTSAIGDAILAYSEGKKVLMVQFLKGSTYSGEIMALNQLGIPLLQFGVGCRWSGMIRTGLKHCTGCGECFRQNRDPEIAHGLVNMAYEYVLKEAKSNSYDLIILDEVSHAINRGFLNLKQLQELLADNISISWILTGRGMPEAIDSWVDSWWDLNLIKHPFAQGVHSRRGIEY; encoded by the coding sequence ATGATTACAGTCTACACGGGCCAGGGAAAAGGGAAAACTACATCAGCCATTGGGGATGCAATTCTTGCCTATTCCGAAGGCAAAAAGGTCCTTATGGTACAATTTCTCAAGGGGAGCACGTATAGCGGTGAAATTATGGCCCTAAATCAATTAGGAATTCCTCTTCTTCAGTTCGGAGTAGGATGCCGTTGGTCGGGAATGATACGCACTGGTCTGAAGCATTGCACAGGGTGTGGTGAATGCTTTCGTCAAAATCGAGACCCGGAGATAGCTCATGGTCTTGTAAACATGGCCTATGAATATGTCCTTAAAGAAGCTAAAAGCAACAGCTATGATCTCATTATATTAGATGAAGTTAGTCATGCAATTAATAGAGGTTTTTTAAACCTTAAGCAATTACAGGAACTTCTTGCTGATAATATTTCTATAAGTTGGATTCTGACCGGACGGGGAATGCCCGAAGCAATAGACTCCTGGGTGGATTCATGGTGGGACTTAAACTTGATTAAGCATCCCTTTGCCCAGGGGGTACACAGTCGTAGGGGGATTGAGTATTAA
- the cobD gene encoding threonine-phosphate decarboxylase CobD has translation MRGEVVHGGNLRKAQENFGQREFVDLSANINPFGPPQGVWDCLKESLKEIVSYPDPECLALRTTLAGQLGLPLEEIMVGNGAGELIFTIVNALKPRKVAIPLPTFSEYERAAYSVGAQVSYIPLGAEGWNGYHFSEEQWKEYLRECDLLFLCSPHNPTGSILQEKTFESILKLSSEMGCKILFDESFFDFLPEGQYKSARSYLTRHKHLIVLYSLTKFYSIPGLRLGAAYASRSMLDRFEGYRDPWSVNVLAQKAGISALMDQSYSRDVRHKIEESRSYFYQQFESLGFTQLKLLPTTVNFSLLEILDSSISKLIQYLGERGILVRDCRNFAGLEGNFIRVAIKDISAMKKLLEALKAFYF, from the coding sequence ATGCGGGGTGAGGTTGTGCACGGCGGTAATCTTAGAAAAGCTCAAGAAAATTTTGGCCAACGTGAATTCGTTGATTTATCCGCTAATATTAATCCCTTTGGACCTCCTCAAGGAGTATGGGATTGCCTGAAAGAAAGTCTTAAGGAAATAGTAAGTTATCCCGATCCCGAATGCTTGGCCTTAAGAACAACTCTTGCGGGTCAATTAGGATTACCTCTTGAGGAAATCATGGTTGGCAATGGCGCCGGGGAATTAATCTTTACCATCGTAAATGCCCTAAAGCCTCGAAAAGTCGCCATTCCTTTGCCAACCTTTAGTGAATATGAACGAGCAGCATACTCTGTAGGGGCTCAAGTTAGTTATATCCCTTTGGGAGCAGAGGGATGGAACGGGTATCATTTTTCAGAGGAACAATGGAAGGAATATCTTCGGGAATGTGATCTTCTATTTCTTTGTTCTCCCCATAATCCAACAGGAAGTATTCTTCAAGAGAAAACTTTTGAAAGTATCCTAAAACTCAGCAGCGAAATGGGCTGTAAAATTCTCTTCGACGAGTCATTCTTTGATTTTTTACCGGAAGGACAGTATAAATCTGCTCGTTCTTATTTAACAAGGCATAAACATCTCATAGTTTTATATTCTTTAACAAAGTTCTATAGCATCCCCGGCTTGCGTTTGGGTGCAGCTTATGCCTCTAGATCAATGTTAGACCGATTTGAAGGCTACCGGGATCCTTGGTCTGTTAATGTCCTTGCTCAAAAAGCAGGGATTTCTGCCTTAATGGATCAGTCGTATTCTAGGGATGTTCGCCATAAAATCGAAGAGAGCAGATCCTATTTTTATCAACAATTTGAATCACTGGGTTTTACTCAATTGAAGCTTCTTCCCACCACAGTAAACTTCTCCTTGCTTGAGATTCTCGATTCTTCAATTTCTAAATTAATTCAATATCTTGGGGAGAGGGGAATTCTTGTCCGGGATTGCCGAAATTTTGCTGGCTTAGAGGGGAACTTTATCAGAGTAGCGATTAAAGATATCTCAGCCATGAAGAAATTGCTTGAAGCGCTTAAAGCTTTCTATTTCTAA
- a CDS encoding GHMP kinase — MNVSVGLARCPGTCGEWVQGAHKGIPFLVDCPIDRFSEIRVTVDLFSNRWELPSQKTKVLQVLNFLKEDLDLPALGGEVEFLQQLPEGKGMASSTADISAAAAALLLALNQNPSSEQLMKLAMRIEPSDSVMFPGITAFDHVQGHNYKILGTTVPAIFLALDWGGSIDTKLFNARPGLSEHYRRFEETIGRAYKLACEGIEQGDLEKLAIAGTMSAQCNLEMNPKPQFKPFLDWVLKNNGLGVVTAHSGTLLAGVFPSSESVERTFHNDLRCEIQRRFNPVYLDFFKSHPGGIIINKLRFAENAG; from the coding sequence ATGAATGTCTCGGTGGGGCTTGCTCGGTGTCCGGGAACATGCGGAGAATGGGTACAGGGGGCTCACAAGGGAATCCCTTTTCTAGTCGATTGTCCTATTGACCGTTTTTCCGAGATCAGAGTGACCGTTGACTTATTTAGTAACCGTTGGGAGCTTCCTTCACAGAAAACAAAAGTGCTTCAAGTCTTGAATTTTCTTAAAGAAGATTTGGACCTGCCGGCATTAGGAGGAGAAGTCGAGTTTCTTCAACAGTTGCCGGAAGGGAAAGGGATGGCCAGTTCAACAGCCGATATTTCTGCAGCAGCAGCAGCTCTTTTGCTGGCCTTAAACCAAAATCCTTCATCTGAACAATTGATGAAACTGGCTATGCGCATTGAGCCTAGCGATAGTGTGATGTTTCCGGGAATCACAGCGTTTGATCATGTTCAAGGACATAACTATAAAATTTTAGGAACTACCGTGCCTGCTATATTTTTAGCTTTGGATTGGGGCGGTTCAATCGATACTAAACTCTTCAATGCCCGACCGGGACTCAGCGAACATTACCGGCGTTTCGAAGAGACCATTGGCAGAGCCTATAAATTGGCTTGTGAAGGGATTGAGCAAGGGGATTTAGAAAAATTGGCCATAGCCGGGACAATGAGTGCCCAGTGCAATTTAGAGATGAATCCTAAACCACAATTCAAACCGTTTTTAGATTGGGTTTTAAAAAATAATGGCTTGGGTGTCGTTACAGCTCATAGCGGAACCTTACTGGCAGGCGTTTTTCCTTCTTCGGAATCTGTGGAACGTACCTTTCACAATGATTTACGGTGTGAAATTCAACGACGGTTCAATCCGGTTTACCTTGATTTCTTTAAAAGCCATCCTGGAGGAATCATTATAAATAAGCTGCGGTTTGCAGAAAATGCGGGGTGA
- a CDS encoding putative quinol monooxygenase, producing the protein MLVKIVTIYVKESNIKAFIEATKENRRNSLQEEGIESFDLFQCRDDASKFVLYEVYSSQQAMDDHLKTEHFKTWNETVGPYLAKPVDRAVYIPT; encoded by the coding sequence ATGTTAGTTAAAATCGTAACCATCTATGTCAAAGAGTCAAACATCAAGGCGTTTATTGAGGCAACTAAGGAAAACCGAAGGAATTCCCTTCAGGAAGAAGGCATAGAGAGTTTTGACCTTTTTCAGTGCCGAGATGATGCATCAAAATTTGTGCTTTATGAGGTTTACAGTTCCCAGCAGGCCATGGACGATCATCTTAAAACTGAGCATTTTAAAACATGGAATGAAACCGTCGGCCCTTATTTAGCTAAACCGGTAGACAGGGCAGTCTACATTCCAACGTAA
- the ligD gene encoding DNA ligase D — translation MTANLNEYNQKRNLTRTLEPEGRTEIAQADLRYVVQHHLARRDHYDFRLEWDGTLLSWAVPKGPSYDTRDKRLAIKMEDHPLEYRNFEGTIPKGEYGGGIVMIWDEGSWEPYGDVADGLRAGMLKFVLKGRRLKGKWALVRLKGKAEEKQDNWLLLKENDEYTKKDKELSEFTTSIRTGRTMMEIEDGEEEKFTSNPFNNTDVQLAKLVSTVPKGEDWLYELKYDGYRIMAYVEGNSVRLVTRNGNDYTERFQEVVHSLIEWAAGRAMILDGEMVITDEAGKTDFQALQNYLKNHQTKNLTYIVFDLLALDGADLRGHRLIDRKKTLETLMKGAPINLHYSRHMRGNGKESFRAACEADMEGIVGKKADSVYRGTRNGDWIKLKCDTRQEFVIGGYTLTDRKTSGISSLLLGIYEGEELVYAGRAGSGLSEADMKELEEEFTCLKKEESSFRPVPKPRSNEKITWLKPLLVAEIKYAEWTNDNLLRQASFKGLRRDKNPREIKKEKTDEEMPSPSSGKKVERTMKSSTNSIIIEGIKISNPDKVIFTDSEITKGDVVKYYAKVAECMLPYVRRRILSIVRCPKGISQTCFYKKHPGPGSKGIVTIPILTGSGEMEDYFYIENISGLIAEAQMGTLEFHIWGSHVDELEKPDMMVFDLDPDEGMELSRVRQGVRDMKNILAELSLNSYLKTSGGKGYHVVVPLKPAVAWEGFRDFARRVAEVMEKKWPDRYTSNVRKAKRTNKIFIDWIRNGRGATSIAPYSLRARKGAGVSMPIAWEELDTVTPNGVDMAEALRRIGGNDPWKDFFHNNQQLK, via the coding sequence ATGACCGCAAATCTCAACGAATATAATCAAAAAAGAAATCTTACAAGAACCTTGGAACCGGAAGGGAGAACAGAAATAGCCCAAGCGGATCTAAGGTATGTCGTCCAGCACCATTTGGCCCGCAGAGATCACTACGATTTCCGCCTGGAATGGGACGGTACACTCTTGAGCTGGGCAGTACCCAAGGGCCCTTCCTACGATACTCGGGACAAAAGGCTTGCAATAAAGATGGAAGATCATCCTTTGGAATACAGAAACTTTGAGGGTACGATTCCCAAAGGGGAATATGGCGGCGGAATTGTTATGATCTGGGATGAAGGCAGTTGGGAACCTTACGGGGATGTAGCTGACGGGCTCCGTGCAGGTATGCTGAAGTTTGTTCTGAAAGGGCGAAGGCTTAAGGGGAAATGGGCTCTTGTGCGGTTAAAAGGTAAGGCTGAGGAGAAGCAGGATAACTGGCTGTTACTTAAAGAGAACGATGAATATACTAAAAAGGACAAAGAACTATCAGAATTCACCACCAGTATCAGAACCGGACGGACCATGATGGAAATTGAAGATGGGGAAGAGGAAAAGTTCACGAGTAATCCCTTCAACAATACCGACGTGCAGCTTGCTAAATTAGTCAGCACGGTTCCTAAGGGTGAGGATTGGCTTTATGAGTTGAAATACGATGGTTACAGGATAATGGCGTATGTTGAAGGTAACAGCGTTCGCCTTGTTACCAGGAACGGCAATGATTATACCGAACGATTTCAGGAAGTGGTCCATTCCCTTATAGAATGGGCTGCGGGAAGGGCAATGATTTTAGATGGTGAAATGGTCATCACGGACGAAGCGGGTAAAACGGATTTTCAAGCTTTGCAGAACTATCTAAAAAATCATCAGACTAAAAACTTGACCTATATCGTCTTTGATCTCCTGGCCTTAGATGGAGCGGACCTTCGGGGACACCGTCTAATTGACAGAAAGAAAACCCTTGAAACTTTAATGAAGGGTGCCCCCATTAATCTCCATTACAGCCGTCACATGAGAGGAAACGGCAAGGAAAGTTTCCGTGCGGCCTGTGAGGCAGACATGGAAGGGATCGTAGGTAAAAAAGCCGATTCCGTATACAGGGGAACAAGAAACGGCGACTGGATCAAACTAAAATGCGATACGAGACAGGAATTTGTCATCGGAGGATATACTCTTACTGATAGAAAAACGAGCGGGATAAGTTCTCTGCTCCTTGGCATCTATGAAGGTGAGGAATTAGTTTATGCAGGACGTGCCGGGTCCGGACTGAGCGAAGCCGATATGAAAGAGCTGGAGGAAGAATTTACATGCCTTAAAAAAGAGGAGTCATCTTTCCGGCCCGTCCCCAAGCCCAGGTCAAATGAAAAAATCACCTGGCTTAAGCCCTTACTGGTCGCAGAAATTAAATATGCCGAATGGACAAACGATAATCTTTTAAGGCAAGCAAGCTTCAAAGGCCTGCGGAGGGACAAAAATCCCAGAGAAATTAAAAAGGAAAAAACGGATGAGGAAATGCCATCCCCATCATCCGGCAAAAAAGTGGAGAGAACCATGAAATCAAGCACCAACAGTATCATCATCGAAGGAATAAAGATTAGCAATCCGGACAAGGTGATCTTTACAGACTCTGAAATAACCAAAGGGGATGTGGTTAAGTATTATGCTAAGGTGGCAGAGTGCATGCTGCCCTATGTTAGACGCAGGATCCTCAGCATTGTACGCTGCCCTAAGGGCATCTCACAGACTTGCTTCTATAAAAAGCATCCGGGTCCTGGGAGTAAAGGGATCGTCACTATCCCTATTTTAACCGGCAGCGGAGAAATGGAAGACTACTTCTATATTGAGAATATATCTGGACTGATAGCGGAAGCACAAATGGGTACCCTGGAATTTCATATCTGGGGAAGCCATGTCGACGAGCTGGAAAAGCCGGATATGATGGTATTTGATCTGGACCCCGATGAGGGGATGGAACTTAGCAGGGTGCGACAGGGTGTGCGGGATATGAAGAATATTCTTGCCGAGCTTTCCCTGAACTCATACCTTAAGACCAGCGGCGGCAAAGGGTACCACGTGGTTGTCCCTTTAAAACCTGCCGTTGCCTGGGAAGGGTTTCGCGATTTTGCCAGGCGAGTAGCCGAAGTAATGGAGAAGAAATGGCCTGACCGCTACACAAGTAATGTAAGAAAGGCTAAGCGTACTAACAAGATATTCATTGACTGGATTCGCAACGGCAGAGGCGCCACCAGCATTGCCCCGTATTCCTTGAGAGCAAGGAAAGGAGCGGGGGTATCCATGCCCATTGCGTGGGAAGAATTGGACACAGTAACTCCTAACGGTGTCGATATGGCGGAAGCCCTCCGAAGGATCGGCGGCAATGACCCGTGGAAAGATTTCTTCCATAATAATCAACAGCTTAAATGA